In a single window of the Nicotiana tomentosiformis chromosome 8, ASM39032v3, whole genome shotgun sequence genome:
- the LOC138897702 gene encoding uncharacterized protein yields MLVDALSRKAVSVSSLAYIPVGEKLFVSDVHALANQFVRLDVSEPSRVLACTVARSSLFERIREWQYGDHYLLVLRDIVRYRGAKLVTIEDDGVLRIQGRVCVPNVDGLRELILE; encoded by the coding sequence ATgttggtcgatgccttgagtagaaaggcagtgagtgtGAGCAGCCTTGCatacattccagtcggtgagaaaCTGTTTGTGTcagatgttcatgccttggccaatcagttcgtgaggttggatgtttcagagcccagtcgtgttctagcttgtaccgtCGCTCGATCTtccttatttgagcgcatcagggagTGGCAGTATGGTGACcattatttgcttgtccttagagacatagtgcgGTACAGAGGTGCCAAGCTAGTTACTATTgaagatgatggagttttgaggatacaaggtcgtgtttgtgtgcctaatgtagatggacttcgtgagttgattcttgagtag